Genomic DNA from Bdellovibrio sp. ArHS:
TCCATTTAACACGGTCATCTTCACGAACCTGACCCGGGATCATTTGGATTATCACGAAACCATGGATCAGTATTTTGAGGCCAAACAACGGCTTTTCACGGATCTGTTATGGAAGACCGAAAAGAAACCCTGTTATGCCATTATTAATACGGTGGATAAGTATGGCCGTCGTTTGAAGGTCGCTGATCCGGCGGTTCTTTGGACTTACGGGGCTAAGGATGCAGATATTCGTTACGAAATTTTGAAAATGGATTTCGCGCTGACTCATTTCAAAGTGCAGACGCCGCTTGGTGAAGGGGAAGTGCGCCTTCCAATGTCGGGCACGCATAATGTTTTGAATGCCCTGGCCGCGTTAGGAGCGGGACTTTCCGCCGGAATTCCTTTGGCAATTTGTATTGAAGCCTTAGAGGCTTTCACCGGTGTACCGGGTCGTCTGCAATCGGTTCCTAATCAACAGGATCTTGCGGTGTTTGTTGATTATGCCCATTCTCCAGATGCCCTTGAGAATGTCTTAACCGCATTAACAAAAGTGCGCGAGAATCTAAATTCCTCAGCGCGAATTTGGACGATTTTTGGTTGCGGCGGAGATCGAGACAAAGGGAAGCGTCCTTTAATGGCGCAAATGGCTCTGCGTTTTTCCGATCAGGTCGTGATCACATCGGACAATCCGCGGACGGAAGATCCGCAAAGTATTATCGATGATATCTTAATGGGTGTGACAGATTCTGCGAATAAAACAAAGACCTCGGTCTATGTCGATCGTAAAGAAGCTATTCATCAGACCATAAAAAAAGCTCAACCCGGCGATGTTGTTCTTATTGCCGGGAAGGGACATGAAGACTACCAAATTATCGGCAAAGAAAAATTTCCATTCAGTGACGTGAAAGTAGCCGAAGAAGCCTTGCAAGGGAGATAAAAAACAATGAGAGCCATGGACGTGCAAACCATTGTCAATGTAACCGGAGCCCAAGTTCTTGGACGTAAAGATGAAAAATTTCAGGGTCTCGGCACGGACACACGCGCCGATCTTAAAGGGCAGCTTTTCCTAGCG
This window encodes:
- a CDS encoding UDP-N-acetylmuramoyl-L-alanyl-D-glutamate--2,6-diaminopimelate ligase; translated protein: MKLNNLFASIPGISNYTVPDVEVSGVFNDARLVIPGAVFVAIRGSKLDGHSFLNDAVTKGAAALVVEDRTKVPQGFSGFIFPTDNSRETLDLLASRFYLDPGQELFCVGVTGTNGKTSVTYMTEAILNAGKIPTGVIGTVNHHLGEKVWPSEMTTPDPVFLQKRLREFRDEGAMAVAIEVSSHALDQKRVDSVPFNTVIFTNLTRDHLDYHETMDQYFEAKQRLFTDLLWKTEKKPCYAIINTVDKYGRRLKVADPAVLWTYGAKDADIRYEILKMDFALTHFKVQTPLGEGEVRLPMSGTHNVLNALAALGAGLSAGIPLAICIEALEAFTGVPGRLQSVPNQQDLAVFVDYAHSPDALENVLTALTKVRENLNSSARIWTIFGCGGDRDKGKRPLMAQMALRFSDQVVITSDNPRTEDPQSIIDDILMGVTDSANKTKTSVYVDRKEAIHQTIKKAQPGDVVLIAGKGHEDYQIIGKEKFPFSDVKVAEEALQGR